Genomic segment of Heterodontus francisci isolate sHetFra1 chromosome 38, sHetFra1.hap1, whole genome shotgun sequence:
CAATGATAGTCTCGCTCGATGCCCAGTAGACAATGTGGATGCTGATATCTTCTGCATGCAGGCGATCAATTGTCGCCTGTACACGTTGCTGTGCCTGCAAGCTGACCACGGTCCTCAAGGCATAATGGATGGAGGTGCAGGAGGATTCCAGCTGAAGAGGGAAGCAAAAAGGATCACGATGCAGTCCAACTGCTTCGGCCAGCAACTGCATAATGCAGAAGGTTCCTACACTTACACAAGTAATTACGACAGACCTTCAAACATCAGCATTATTATTCTCCGTACGACTCAGGATGGTTGCTGTAATTGTTATCCTTACATTTGGCACTTGGTAGAATTTAATGACTCTGCAGCTCAACAGAAACCAGCCAAGTGGGTGATTTACCTGCAAAAGGACCaccgggagatgaggagaatttgtttttaaaTGCAGCTAGTTGTTATAatatggaatggactgcctgaaagtgcagtgaaagcagattcaatagtaaggcTAAGGGGATGGTAACCAGGTggaaatgttactggactagtaatccagagccctggactaatgctctggagatatgagttcaagtcccaccatggcagctacagaaatttaattaataaatctggaataaaatgcttgtctcattaataatgatcaggaAACTAGTAGATTCACTACTGTCCttccagggaaggaaatctgctgtccttagctggtctggtctacatgtgactccagacccacaccaatgtagttaacgcttaactgccctctgaaatggcctagcaagccactcagttgtaactggcTCACCCCCGCCTGCTCAAggttaattaggaatgggcaataatgctggccttgcctgtgatgcccacatcccaagaacaaatttgaaacaaactttcaaaaggatatatattTGAACAGGAACAATTTAGCCAGTCTATGGGGAAAGCACAGGGGGAGTGGCACGAATTGaatagctcttgcaaagagccagcacaggcacggtgggccaaatggcctccttctgtgccgtaatattCTACGATTTTAAGAGTCATCTGGCCAATGCAAGTACATTCCATTGTTTAGCCAAACACACAGAACTATCCTACAACTTGAAGGCTTTAAAATCTAAGCCTGGCATCACCCAATCACTCTAATTTTTTTCAACATTTCTGTATGACCCATTAAGATGAGAAGCCAGGTTTCCAAAGGCCTGGGAAGACCAACTAACCAGTGTGAGAGCAGAGACCTTGTCCTCAACATTGCGGAGAATTGGAGGCTCTTCGCCAGCTTGGAGGTGGAAATATATCTTCTTGTGCGTGAAGGTGGAGAACTGGTTGCCGAAGCAGAACTTGTAGACTCCGGCGATCTCTGCTTTCCCAACGACAGTGTCGTACCGTATCTTGTGCTTTCTGTAGACCATTCGCCTAGTGGGATCTTCGATGAAACAATCCACGTCATAGTGACCGCCTGCAACCACCTGTTGAGAACAAAAATGTTCAACTTTTATCAACTGATCATACACTGATTTGGCAACAAGTCAGATCCGAAGGGAACTCAGAACAAAAGGGTCATTAACTATACACAGACTGTCTTTAGCCCAACACCACACCCCATCACCAATATAAATGGGCGTGTATACATAATCAGACGCCAACGTTCCCAAAGGGATGGGTTGCAGTTGTAACCCTGTGGATTTCCCCACTCTGCCAATTCATGTGTTTTTAGATGATGTcacgctaggcccccacctgccaagaatgacgcacattaattttgtcatgtacattgattttaaactgttgctggagtgagaaaatgacttgttaaacagatcagctgttgctgaaaaaagacatttgcatattagcagacagtgattggaaggacaaaggaccattccctgacacattcagcccaaaatggaccttgatcaccaggtattgtgtgtaagaggagcattccagagactgctaaggtgatacaatccaggactggttagaccagttggtcacatgactaactggctgctccagggtcttttgaactagtccCAGAGAGTTTAAACGCAGAAacactgtttgttcctggactgagaatatctctcctgtctgctcctatctctttctcacaagcctctgaatccgctgaagacacatgaaccccaagagagaaaagtctcctacagcgaacaaggtttacgaagaatactgggccccaacgaaaagcaagatctacccactatagaggactctacagtgagctcaaagaaccataacaaaagctcttcaaatattccctcaaacttttccgctttatttttgttctgctcttttctgtccctgtttgcgtgtgtgtatcgcgtatgcatgctagcgtgggtgcgttgtgtatcggtaggcatcaaccgaattagagtttaagttcaagtttaataaatttcaacttttcttctttaaacctaagaaaacctctttgtgatggtttctttgccttataattggaaagcggtgaacaaggattcaccacgggAGAGCCAAAACAcgctgttttaaaaattaaaccctgttacgttaagaccaggtgaaggttgagagggaaccctagaccccttcctcactggGTTATAACAAtgattaaaaggatttgatagggtaaatagagagaaaccattttctctggtggggggagtccagaacaagagggcacaaccttaaaatgagagctagACCATTTaggggtaatgtcaggaagcacttcttcacacaaagggtaatggaaatgtggaactctgttccccaaaaaactgttgaggtTTGAAAATGTCAAATCTGAGATGAATAGATTTTTCTTAGACAAGGGTGTTAAGCCAAGCTGGataaatgaagttaagatacaggtctactatgatctaattgaatggtggagcaagcataAGGTGCTGAGTGGCAACTCctgttcctacattactacagGTTGTGGTGTGGATGTTTGTGCATGTCTTCCCCCCATTCACTTCAATTCTCTTCTGAAGCCAGAAACTCATTTTGGGGTATGATACTAAAAGGATAGGACATTCTTAACATGAACTTTCTATCACCAAacttagtcatagtcatagagatacagcactgaaacaggcccttcggcccactgagtctgtgccaaccaacaaccacccattttatactaatcctacattattccctaccatgtccccaccattctcctaccaccactaggggcaatttacaacagccaatttacctatcaacctgtaagtctttggctgtgggaggaaatcagagcacccagcagaaacccacatggtcacagggagaacttgcaaattccacacaggcagtatccagaatcgaacccaggttactggagctgtgaggctgcagtgctaaccactgcgccactcttaaCCTTGACCACATCTTTTCTTTATTACTCTCTCCAACTTTGGTAATGGTTTGTTCTGAGGTAATGATAGAGGCACATTGTGGAGCCAAATTAGAGGGAGTCCTAACAGGACTGTATCTGGCCTGGGTGGTGCTTGATGGGGCAGTGTGGAGGAAGAGTTACTCTGTATATCATCTGTGTTAATTCTGATGCAGAAGTACTTGATGCTGACCCTTCTCCAACACTTTAAAGTATAGCATTTAATCATTAAAGAAACTTATGAGAAAAGAAGCTTTGTAACTTTGAAATTTTTCAGGAATAATACTATTTGTTAATTATTTAAGTCTATGGAATGGTGTGCCAGACCAATGGAAAGTTACATCTCTTTCCTGCTCACCTACGACATTTCTTTTGGACCAAGGTTTCCTCTGTAGTCAGTtttataaagtatattttgaaatctGTTCTCTGAATCCGCCAATGGCTTTGAATGGAAATATTTGTTTCTTTAACATCATAAACAAGATGCCACCATCTGACCCTCTGATTAGACTTGACTAGTTCGGCAGCAGGTCTGCTGTGTACACACCTGATCCACTTCAATCATGTCTCCTCTGATTCTCCACGGTTCCCTTCCAGCTCAAGAGATGTGTAAATGCTCATGTTTTCACttattgtggcgcagtggttagcaccgcagcctcacagctccagcgacccgggttcaattctgggtactgcctgtgtggagtttgcaagttctccctgtgtctgcgtgggtttcctccgggtgctctggtttcctcccacatgccaaagacttgcaggttgataggtaaattggccattataaattgcccctagtataggtaggtggtagggaaatatagggacaggtggggatgtggtaggaatatgggattagtgtaggattagtataaatgggtggttgatggtcggcacagactcggtgggccgaagggcctgtttcagtgctgtatcactaaactttaAAAAATTACTAATTTTGTGCTGATTGAGCATTTGCAGGTTAGATAAGGCACAGGCCAGATGGAGAATAAATCTCCCTTTATACTGTCCACTTATGCAAACTGAAGCTTGCTACATTTTCCCAACAATAAAGTACTCCCTATTGTACCAACATTAACATTTTCCAATGTCCCACACCAGCCAAAATGGGGTCTCCTTACATAAGATTGCGCATTAGCTCTGGGTTAGGAACTGTTTTGAGCTCTAGCTCAAAGCCACATATAAACTGGATCAAGACTGGCCAAGCTTGTTTCACCTAGGGCCATTGCAGCCATGCTATGAAAGGTGATTAGATAACCCAGTCCCCCACATTTCATGAATTAACAAAGCAGTATTAGTGGTGCACCTGCCACCTGGAGTGACTGATGTTTGTCCTCTATCTGGAAAAATACTTAGACAAGATTCTTCTTACAACCGCACACACCTAACCAGAGGCAATTAGTAGGCAGATGGAAATTAAACCCATCCCCCAGCCCACTTACCAGCCCCAAATACCACCAGAACACAACTTAGCTCTCACTGAACATCACAGGTTCCAGCAGAGGTTATTGGAGGTTCATTAAGAATCTGAAGCACAGAaacatacagcaaagaaggaggacattcagcccatcatacctgtactggctgtttgaagaagctatccaattagtctcacttctcccattctttcctcatagccttgcaaatgtttccttttcaagtatatatccaatggtCTTTTGAAAGGGATGATttaacctgcttccaccgccctttcaggcagtgcactccagaccaTAACAATTCACTACGTtgaaaaaaattatcctcatctctCCCTAGTTCAatggccaattatcttaaatctgtgacctctgattATGAACTACCTGCTGGTTGAAACAATTTCTCCCTGTCTATTAAATCAAAAACCctacataattttgaacacctctgttaaatctccccttaaccttctctgctctaagaagaacaatcccagtttctcctgtctctccaaataactgaagcccctcgtccctggtaccattctcgtaaatctctgcAGCCTCTCCCAGGAcattccttcttaaagtgtggtgcccagaattggacacaatactctagatgaggccaaactagtgttttgtagaggtttagcataatttccttgcttttgtactctaaccctctatttataaagctcaggatcctgtataCTCTTTGAAAAGTCTTACCAACTCGTGCTGTCATCTTCAAAGGTTTGTGCATgtgaaccccaggtctctctgttcctgcacccctttaaaattgcaccattcagTTTAGAATGCTTCtcttcattcttccttccaaaatgtatcacttcacacttctctgccttaaatttcatctgctattagtctgccatttcaccagtctgtctatgccctcctgaagtctgctattatcccCCCCACTATGCATATTTCtgcgttttgtgccatctgcaaactttcaaATTAAgtctaagtctaggtcattaatatatatcaaaaagagcactggctctaataccaacccctggggaacaccagaaACGAGATTGGTAACACAGTAgttattactggactagcaatccagaggcctagactaatccaCTAGATGTGAGTTTAAATCCCCCCATGGCATCTGGGGAACTCGATTTCAgttaataataaatctggaataaaaagctagtatcagtaatggtgtctATAAAActtttggattgtcataaaaacccagctgtgtgggactactctcacctggttccattcttatctctctaattgtagccagaaagtcacttgcaacggcttctcttcctgctctgcaccattacctctggtgtcccccatggatctatcctggtccccttctatttctcatctcctTGCtgaccctcggcgacatcatctgaaagtacagtgttaattttcacatgtacgctgattgacacccagctctacctcaccactacctctctcgactcttccactgttgctaaattatcagactgcttatctaacatccagtactggatgaacagaaatgtcctccaattaaattttgggaagacggaagcaattgttttcagtccccgctccaaactccattccctagctactgactctatccctctccctggcaacagtgtgaGATTAAATCAGTCTGTTCGCATCCTTGctatcacatttgaccccgagatgaatttCCGACCTCCTATTCgtgctatcactaagactgcctatttccacctccataacatcacttgacttcaaccctgtctcagctcatctgaaaccctcattcatgcttttgttacctctagacttgacaattccaatgcacttctagctggtctcccacattctatcctccataaatttgaggtcatccaaaactctgctgcccatgtcttaattcccctatcatccctgtgctcgctgacctacactggctcccggtcaagcaacatcttgattttaaaattctcatccttgttttcaaatcccttcatggcctcaccactccctatctctgtatctctgtaatctcctccagccccacagtcctctgagatatctgcgctcatctaattctggcctcttgagcattcctgattttaattgctctaccattggtggctgcgccttcaattgcctaggccctaagctctggaatatctgACGTGCACTTCTCTGTTTCTTTATTttgctttcctcccttaagacactccttaaaacctacctctttgaccaagcctttggtcatctgacctaatatctccttatgtggctcggtgtcgtaTTTTGGTTTATGATGCTcctatgaagtgtcttgggatgttttattacattaaaggcgctatataaatataagttgttgttgttggtctGGTTCACGCATGTTCtaaagggaagggaatctgctgtccttactcggtTTAGCTTATATTTGACTCCAGAATCAcgacaatctggttgactcttagctgccctctgaagtggcctagcaagccactcagttaagaacactcagggatgggcaataaatgctgcccacattccatgaatgaatttttaaaaactgcataCTTCCCTCCCGAtagacaaccgttcaccactactctgggcTTTCtattagccaattttgtattcacgcTGCCactgccctttaatcccatgggctttaattttgctaacaaatccATTATGTGGCACTTaccttgaaagtccatatatacaacattaATGGAAttactttcatcaaccttctccattacttcatcaaagaatttaatTACGCTTGTCAGACatcatttgcctttaacaaatccacatTGGCTGTTATTTATTAACCCATGATCTTCGAAGTGACAATCAATTTTGCCCTGGATTTGGATCTCTaaacgtttccctaccactgacgttatccTGGCCCAAAAGCATTGGCCCCAATGCAAAATCCCAACTGTTACCCATTGTGCAACTCAACTCAGACCAGGGGTTGTATCCGTGAGACCTTCAGGTCTGTCAGTGTTCCTCAGTTCCATTATGGGCAGTGAGACACTACAATCAGTACCAGCACATCTAGGGTGGGGAATGGATCAAATCAGCTCGTGCTCTCGCTCCTGATCACTACCTGTGTGTGGACAGTAGAAGAGGATTGTTTTCTGTCCCCTTGATGGAATAGCCTAAATGAAGACTGGTCATTTGATGAGGTATCGAAGGGAAGCCAAAACCTGTGGAACCAAACCCCCAACATGAGTGAGTCCCTTCAGGAAAGGAGGgttttttaaacaaaaaattaaAGCAAGGTCCTAGCTCTGAAATTGGAATGAATCTAGTTTAGGAATAGACCTGTAATATAGCCAGGCAGGGGAACTGGCATCTGCTCAACTCAACAGGTAGTGCAAGCATTGCAACAAACATTACAGCCCCTAAAGATCAGTTCTTCCTCTTCCCAGTACAAGCTGTACAATGAATTCTTGAAAAGCTTCACTGCGCTGGGTAGAATTTCCAGGCAGCAAGTACTGATTGGCACCTACAAGCATAGCAATACTGCTGGTATGATGCCAGAACCATTGTTTGGAGCTGATAGTGCAGATGTACACTGACCCAGTGTTGACACTAGAATTTCAGTAAAGTGTGAAGGATTGTGTGAAATGTTTGGACTCTGCGCCCTTGAGCAGTAAACAGCATCCAGTGATACAAGTCaatagaaggctaatggtatgttagcctttattgcaagaggatttgagaataCGAGTAgtcaagtcttgcttcaattgtgtagaatcttggttagaccgcacctggactactgtgtgcagttttggttcccttaccttacttaggaaggatattattaccatagagggagtgcaacgaaggtttaccagatttgttccgggatggtgggactgtcccattaagagagattggggaaattgggcctgtattttctagagttttgaagaatgagaggtgatctcattgaaacttacaaaatatttaaagggatagacagggtagatacaggtaagatgtttcccctggttggggagtctagaactaggggatataatttcaaaataagggggcggccacttaggacagagctgaagagaaatttctttactcagaaggttgtgaatctttggaattctctaccccagagggctgtggaagctcagtcattgtgtatgtttaaagcagagattgacagatttctaaataccaaagacataaagggatatggggatagtgtgggaaaaaggcactgaagtggataatcagccatgatcgtattgaatggcagagcaggctcgatggggctgaccggcctactcctgttcctaggttcATGTGTTCCTATGACATATTGTCCTTTCAAACTATGAGCATGCTCATGTATTTTGAACTGAGGCTAACTGGTGGCTATAAGTCTGCCACTGGGAGTAACTGGCCAAACTTGAGGGGGCAAATCAAAAACATTGCACAAGAAGTGTATCACACAGCATCAGAATATATTGACTCAATGTGAACCATTCTGTAATGCATTGGCCAAGGGACAACAGAACTATCCATTTAGACCACCTTTTCAATAGACAAAACAAAGCTCTATGCCTGGAAATACTTAAACACATGTTGGGGCTTCTCATACCGACATCAGGCACTCAGGTTCAAAGTTCACTATCCAGTCGGTTCTTTTCCAATGTTATACTGTGTCCCCTAATCTTCCACTCTCCTTCGTTTCTCTCAAAGGTGATTCATCCTTGGCGCAGTGTGCTAATTGAAGCCagacagtctctggtacttcccatGAGTCGTTCAACAGAATGGCAGAAATGTTTCAAAATGAGACTTGTAGTTGCACTGCAAAcagagcaacaacaacttgtatttctatagcgtctttaatatagtaaaacaccccaaggtgctatataaatacaagagcattatcaaacaaaatttgacactgaaccacataagagaaggagagagacaaagaggtttagggaggaaattccagagcttagcgacTTGGCAGCTAAAGGCAGGGCCGCCAAAAGTGaggcgattaaaattggagattctcaagaggccaggattggaggagcgcagatatcttggtggGTCGTAGGGCCCGAGGAGGGTACACAGATAGGGAGAGGCGAAGTCACGGAGGGATCTGAAaataagggtgagaattttaaaatcaaggcattgcttaaccgggaaccaggacagcgagcacaggggtgatgggtgcatAAGGTGAAAGAGGCGtgataccattccccacaccaCCCTCCcacactgcccccccacccctacccccaccacccccccgcccccccggccccccacccccaccatcccagCAGTGGGCTCAGAATTGATTGACTATGTTATAAAAAAGCTTGCATTAGCCTAAAACACTTGGCATACAACAAATTACCATAAAATGCATTGactattgttatgtaggcaaacatggcagccattatgcacacagtaagatcccacaaaacagcaatgagatgcatGATCAGTTACTGCACCAAGAGAACCCATTTCTCTGTAAACAGTTGATCAGTGTAATGTGTGTTAGCTGGTAGCtctgaaggttgtgagttcaagtcccactccagcacttaagcataaaaatcaaggctgattctccagtgtagtactgaggaagtgcggcactgtcagaggtgctgtctttcaaatgggaCTTTAAATTGAGGGTCCCGTCTGCACtgtcaggtggttgtaaaagatcccaaggcactattttgaagaggagcaggggcgttctccccggtgtcctggccaacatttatctctcaatcaacatcactgaaacagattatctgatcattatcacattgcggtttctggaagtatgcaaattggctgccgtgtttcccacatcacaacagtaactacacttcaaaagtacttcattggctgtaaagtgctttgagatgtccagatgTTGTGCAcggttctatataaatacaagtcttttttaacatctcacccgaaagacaCTAACTATCCTCTAAAACCAGATTACCCTGCAGTGGGGCTCAAACCCTTCAACTCCAATCCCACAGGTAACAATGCTACCTACTGAGCCCAGTTCAACTGCAGTTATACTGTCGACCTTGGTGCAACTTTCCACCCAAAAAAAGCTACGCAATAAAAGTAGGTTATGAAAGCATAACTTGCTGCCAATTGCAGCCTGCATCTGCCCATAAGAGTAGGTATCATATGGCATCAATCAGCCAGCCATACATTATCTAAATTTATTTCTAAAAAAACTCCTTTTTGGCACTTTACCTGGAAAACCAAGGTGTACTGAGCATCCTTTTCAACCTCTTCGAAGAAACATTCAACCTCTTTATCAGGCAGTTCAAATGTTAGTTCAGTGAAAGCGGCGAATGCCAAAGGTAATAGCATTAGGTAAGGGAGGAACATGATGGTTTGGAGAGGAGTGTGAAGacccggggtggggggagagaatgcAGGAGGAGGCTGAAAG
This window contains:
- the LOC137352541 gene encoding transmembrane emp24 domain-containing protein 3-like, with the protein product MFLPYLMLLPLAFAAFTELTFELPDKEVECFFEEVEKDAQYTLVFQVVAGGHYDVDCFIEDPTRRMVYRKHKIRYDTVVGKAEIAGVYKFCFGNQFSTFTHKKIYFHLQAGEEPPILRNVEDKVSALTLLESSCTSIHYALRTVVSLQAQQRVQATIDRLHAEDISIHIVYWASSETIIVFLVTVGQVIILKRFFTEKKASVGVTNT